A segment of the Rhodothermales bacterium genome:
CTGCTCAAAGCCGTATCTACAGATTACATTCAGTATTTGGCAGATTTGGATGTACGCCAACACGTTACTAGCAATTGGCTCAATGGCATCAGCGCCTGGCTGACTCCGGAGAAGGTCACCCGCGTCCGCACCCTGCCCTTCGTTCGCGAAGTCCGGCCCGTCGGCGTCGCAGTGGTCGAGGAAACGCCGTTGACGGTCGATCTGGTCGACCACTCTCCCGTTCCGCCCGTTTTCCGCACGAGCTCTCGGATGGCGTACGGTCCATCCGAGACTCAGCTTGACGTGGTCAATGCGATTCCGCCGCTCGAACAGGGTTTCAACGGGACCGGTGTCCGCCTTGGCTTTCTCGACACCACGTTCGACAACTTCAACCACCCGGCATTCAACACGATGCAGACGGAAGGACGCCTGATAGAGGTCCGCGACTTCACCGGGCTCAGTCAGACCAACCTCCACGGCCGATCCGTGGCCTCGATCGCGGCCGGTTTTCTGGATGGCCAGCTCATCGGCCCTGCCTACGGCGCAGAGATCGTAGCCGCCACGACGGAATTCGCCCCCACCGAGACGAACCAGGAGGAGGACAATTTCGTCGCGGGAATGGAATGGCTGGAATCGATGGGCGTGGACGTCGTCAACGTGTCGCTTGGCTATACGACGTTCGACGACGGGCAGCATAGCTATGCAACAGATGATTTGAACGGCGACACGGGCATCACGACGATCGCGGCGGATATGGCCGCCTCGCTCGGCGTCGTTGTCGTGACCAGCGCGGGCAACTGGGTATCCGCCGGGTGCGGTTCACCACTGGATTGCTGGTACTACATAGGGACTCCTGCGGACGGCGACTCGGTCATCGCCGTTGGAGCCGTCGACGCGAGCGGTACCCGGGCATCCTTCAGTTCGTACGGTCCGACGGCAGACGGTCGAATCAAACCCGACGTCTCTGCCATGGGCGTAACTGTGTACCATGCGTCGTCAACGTCAGGTATGGGATACGGGAACGGTACGTCGTTCTCCGGACCGATGGTTGCCGGCGTCGCGTGTCAGATGCTGCAGGCAAACCCGACCCTCACGCCGATGCAGGTTCTGAATCTTTTGAAGCAGTCTGCCAGCCAGTCACAGAACCCGGATAACTCGCTGGGCTGGGGCATCATTAATGCGGAGATTGCCGTGGCCGCCGCCATCGCCGTCTCGACAGAACGTGAGAGCCCGGTTAAGCCTGTTCGGATTTCCGCATACCCGAATCCATTCGACGATCACGTGACGTTCGCGTTCGAGAGCGACGACCCGGGACATGCCTCCCTGAAAATCTTCGACCTCCTCGGACGCGAGGTGGCCCGCCCGCTGGACGATGTCGTGTCCGCCGGCAGTCACACCGTGATGTGGAACAACGATGGTCTTGCCGCGGGCATTTACGTATACGTTCTGACAACCCGCGACGGCACGCGCGCCGGCCAGGTCGCACGACTGTGATCAGTACTCGCCACGTCCGACACGACCGGCCTGTGTGATGGAGATTCTCTTCGGACTTAATCCGGTCTTGCTCGTGCTTGGTGCGATAGCCGCCGGGCTCGGATCAGTCCTCATGTACCGGGGCACAACTCCGGCGCTCTCCGTCGGCAAGCGTGCGTTGCTCGGCGCGCTTCGCTTCCTGTCGCTCTTCATCATCATTCTCCTGCTCTGTGAACCGATCCTCGCGCGTCTGACCACTATCACCGAGAATCCGATCCTGGCCGTTCTGATCGATACGAGCGAGAGCATGCGAATTGGAGATGGAGGCGGAGATACCGCAGCTCCGGATCAACGGATCCCCACACTCCTGGATGCGCTCGGAGAATGGGCACCGTCGACGGTTCGTTACTTCTCGTTCGACAGTCGGGTGAGCAATCTGGTCGCCGATGAGCCATCACTCGACAGTCTTGTGTTCGAGGGGCAGCGCACGGACATCTCTGCCGCTGTCGAGTATGTCCGCTCTGAACTGTCCGAATCCAACCTCGGCGCTGTACTGCTTGTCTCCGACGGCCGCTACACGTCGGGGCGCAATCCGCGTCACACGGCCGATCGCTCTGACGTCCCCATTTATACCGTCGTGCTCGGAGATTCGACCGAGAAACGGGATATACGGATCTCCCGCGTCAACACGAATGACATCACATACACCGGGGTGGGTCTGCCCTTCGAGGTCGGCATCGTGGCCACGGGCTTTGCCGGATCACGCGTTGTCGTTTCAGTGTCTGTCGAGGACTCGACGGTCGGCTCGGCCAGGGTCAACGTGCCACCGGACGGCACGGAGGCATCTGTGAGCATGGTCTTCACTCCGGACTCGCCCGGGCTCAAGCAATTCATTGTAAGGGTAACGGGCCTCGAGGGAGAGGCGACATTCAGAAACAACGTCTCGACGACCAACGTGCGAGTGCTGGACCGGCGACGACGCATCCTTCTCGTTGGCGGAGGCCCTGACCCCGACCTGGCCGCGATGCGGCAGATCCTTGAGACAGATGAAAGCAATGAGGTTTCTACGATTGTCCAAAAGCGCGGTGGCGGCTACTACGGAACCGGCATGCCGACGACGTTTGGTGACGTTGACGTGATCGTTCTGGCAGGCTTCCCCGCGCCTTCCGCAAATGTCGATGATGTGCGTCGCGTTGCCACGGCCATCGCGAGCGGCACACCGGGTATCTTCATTGCGTCGCGCCACATGGACCTGAGGCGGTTCGAGGAGATCCTGTCGCCGGTGTTCGGCACGACCGTCCCGCGTCGTCAGCGGACGTTCTACGAGGCCACTCCTGTGCCGACGCCGTCGGGCCATCGCCACTCTGTCCTGGAGGGAATCGCTGCGGGCGAAGCGTGGCTCCGCCTTCCACCGGTCACGACGACCGACGCACCGTGGACTGTTGCGGCCGATGCGCGCACCCTCGCGACGGCCCGCGTGCGCGACGTGAATCTCAAAGATCCCCTGCTGGCAGTAAGATCACAGTCCGGCACCCGCACGGCGGTGTTCTTCGGTGCCGGAACGTGGAGGATGGCCAACCTTCCGGAGGCCCTCTCGGCGTACCAGGACCACTGGCCCGGTTTGTTGCGCAACCTGATCCAGTGGGTATCCGCAGCCGAGGACGATCGAATGGTTCGAGTGCGTACCACGTCGGGTGAATTTGCCGGTGGCGATCGCATCGGTTTCACCGGGCAGGTCTACGACGAGAGCATGAATCCCGTGAGCGATGCGGACATCGAGATCCTCGTCACGGCACCCACCGGAGACGAGTACCGCTACGGAATGGAATCGATAGGAAACGGCCGCTACGTTCTCGACGCCAGCCCGCTCGGCGAAGGCACGTACCGGTACCGCGCAACAGCAATCCGCGCAGGCTCGCCCGTCGGCACGGACGCCGGCAGTTTCGCCGTCGGGAATTTGACGCTCGAGTTTCGCAATCCGGTCGCCGATCCCTTGCTGATGCGCCAGATTGCCCTGCGCAGCGGCGGTGCAGCCTTGACGCCCGGGACGTTCAGCCGCCTGCCGGAGCTCGTTGCGTCTTCGGGCCGCTTTGAGCCCGTCGTCTCCGAGCGTCGGAGGGAACTCGAGCTGTGGCGCCAACCCGCATTCCTGCTCATCGTGATCCTGTCACTCGCAGTCGAGTGGGTCCTGCGTAAACGTGCCGGGCTGAGTTGATTGAATTCGTGCGAAACCTTCGCCCATGTCGAAACAATTGCGTCCCAGAAAGCTATCTGACCTTTTTGCCGCGTTTATCAACACATCGTACCGGCCGAAAAGTTACCACCAGGCTCCCAACACATGGATGAATCGGTAGACCGGCGCGAGGCGCTTGACGCGATCCAGGCGTTTCGCAATGGAGATGCAGGCGTTCCTTTTCCCGCTCTGAAGCGGTTCGCCGCCCCTATTTTCGATCTCTACGGGAGAGAAACGCTGGACCCGCCGGAGTCTGCTCCGACCCACGAACTGGTCGACTGCCTCTCCATGATGGAAACGGCACGACTCTTCTGGGTCTACTTCGGCTCTGGAAGCGATCGGGATTCAGCCCTGACCGGACGGGTCAAGGAACTGCTCGTCGGCGAAACACCGAGCCTGGAGCAAGAGGCCGTCTTTGCCGCCCTGGTCGAGCAACTGAGAAGCAACTGGGGTTCCATTCCGCGGTCGCTGCGAAACGGCAGTGCCACCTCGTCGAATCCGTCTGCGCTGCTCCAGGTTCTCTGCGAGCTCGAATGCGGTGAACACGAGTCTGACGATTCGGTCGGCGTCGACGAAGCCCCCGACGGTGCCATCGATTCGCCCGAAGCGCTGGCCGCATTTGCCAGCCCTCTCCTGGAAGATCCCTCACTGGGAGACGACCCGGATCGGCTGTCCGAGATGATGCAACGGGCGCGAGACTACTGGCACCTTGCTCAACTCGACGGAGCCGACTTCGAACTGCACCAGAGGGCTATCGCGGACAGACATTCGACATCCGGAGACGAGCGGGAGATCATTCTCGCCGAGGCAAGTTTTATGGTGGCGCGATTTCACATGCTGTTTCCGCACTGGACCGGCCCACGGACGGACATTTAAGTCGGCGCTGCGTATGCGCAAGGTTTTCCAAGAGTCATGAGTACTAACGGACAGAATCAACGGCTGATGACAGATCGCGACCTGGATGATCTGTCGAAGGTCCATCAGAATCTCGCGAACCTGCTTCGTACCGTGCGTCGGCATCTGCACGCCAATCCCGAGCTCGGTTTCCAGGAGCACAAGACGGCACAGTACATCCGCGAAATCCTGCAGATGGAAGGTGTCACGGGTATTCAGGAGATAGCCGGCACCGGTCTGTACGTCGACATCAAGGGTGATCACCCCGGTCCTATGGTCGGCTACCGGGCAGACATAGACGCCCTCGAGGCTGAGGATCGGAAGGACGTTCCGTATCGCTCGACCAGCGACATCGCGGCGCACCTCTGCGGCCACGATGCACATTCGTCCGTCGCGATCGGTGTGGCGGTCCTGCTACACGGCTTGAAGCAGCACCTGCACGGAACGGTGCGCGTGTTCTTTCAGCCCAATGAGGAGGGCGTCCCGAGCGGAGCGCCCGTGATGATCGACGGAGGCGTGCTCGACGGCCTGAGCGCGGTTTACGCATCCCATGTCGATCCAACGCTGCAGGTCGGTCAGTACGGCCTCATCGCAGGACCGGCAACCGCCTCCGCAGACCGATTCCTTGTTCAGGTAAGCTCGGACACTTCGGGCCATTCCGCACGGCCGCATCAGACGATCGACACGGTCTGGGTCGCGACGCAGATCGCCACACAGCTCTACCAGATGGTCGGCCGACTGTCGGATGCCAGAAATTCGGCGATCCTCACGATCTGCCGTATTGCCGGCGGCCACGCATTCAACGTGATTCCGGCAGAAGTCGAATTCGGCGGGACGTTGCGGTGCATCGACGAGGACGAACGTGCGAGACTGAAGGCGCGCACGATTCAGATCTCGGAGGATGTCGGCCGGTTGTACGGCGCCGACGTCAAAGCAGAGTATTCCGATGGCGCACCGGCGGTGATCAACCACCCCGGATTGGTCAAGGGTGTTGCCGCGACGATCACAGAACTGTTCGGCGATCAGGCAATCGTTCGTATACCGGTTCCAAGCATGGGTGCAGAAGACTTCGCGTACTACTTGAAGTACATTCCGGGTATGCTGTTGCGCGTCGGTACAGCCTCCGGACCTGCGACCAGCCACCCCCTTCACGACTCTCGATTCGACATCGACGAAGAGTCACTGGCGCCTGCAGCCCAGCTTATGGCCTGTGTGCTGATGAGCCATCTGAGGGAGCAAGCGGTCCGGCAAGCCACGGTCGCCTAGTGCCCGCGTCGGTGCGAACAAAAGCACCGGCGTATGTCAAAA
Coding sequences within it:
- a CDS encoding S8 family serine peptidase, which encodes MLHRLPASASLIRVVALMAVAACLSAPARADEPDSVKYWVLFTDKVETVDMSAPAASAHATERAMDRRRLRGRPHAASLLKAVSTDYIQYLADLDVRQHVTSNWLNGISAWLTPEKVTRVRTLPFVREVRPVGVAVVEETPLTVDLVDHSPVPPVFRTSSRMAYGPSETQLDVVNAIPPLEQGFNGTGVRLGFLDTTFDNFNHPAFNTMQTEGRLIEVRDFTGLSQTNLHGRSVASIAAGFLDGQLIGPAYGAEIVAATTEFAPTETNQEEDNFVAGMEWLESMGVDVVNVSLGYTTFDDGQHSYATDDLNGDTGITTIAADMAASLGVVVVTSAGNWVSAGCGSPLDCWYYIGTPADGDSVIAVGAVDASGTRASFSSYGPTADGRIKPDVSAMGVTVYHASSTSGMGYGNGTSFSGPMVAGVACQMLQANPTLTPMQVLNLLKQSASQSQNPDNSLGWGIINAEIAVAAAIAVSTERESPVKPVRISAYPNPFDDHVTFAFESDDPGHASLKIFDLLGREVARPLDDVVSAGSHTVMWNNDGLAAGIYVYVLTTRDGTRAGQVARL
- a CDS encoding VWA domain-containing protein, which translates into the protein MEILFGLNPVLLVLGAIAAGLGSVLMYRGTTPALSVGKRALLGALRFLSLFIIILLLCEPILARLTTITENPILAVLIDTSESMRIGDGGGDTAAPDQRIPTLLDALGEWAPSTVRYFSFDSRVSNLVADEPSLDSLVFEGQRTDISAAVEYVRSELSESNLGAVLLVSDGRYTSGRNPRHTADRSDVPIYTVVLGDSTEKRDIRISRVNTNDITYTGVGLPFEVGIVATGFAGSRVVVSVSVEDSTVGSARVNVPPDGTEASVSMVFTPDSPGLKQFIVRVTGLEGEATFRNNVSTTNVRVLDRRRRILLVGGGPDPDLAAMRQILETDESNEVSTIVQKRGGGYYGTGMPTTFGDVDVIVLAGFPAPSANVDDVRRVATAIASGTPGIFIASRHMDLRRFEEILSPVFGTTVPRRQRTFYEATPVPTPSGHRHSVLEGIAAGEAWLRLPPVTTTDAPWTVAADARTLATARVRDVNLKDPLLAVRSQSGTRTAVFFGAGTWRMANLPEALSAYQDHWPGLLRNLIQWVSAAEDDRMVRVRTTSGEFAGGDRIGFTGQVYDESMNPVSDADIEILVTAPTGDEYRYGMESIGNGRYVLDASPLGEGTYRYRATAIRAGSPVGTDAGSFAVGNLTLEFRNPVADPLLMRQIALRSGGAALTPGTFSRLPELVASSGRFEPVVSERRRELELWRQPAFLLIVILSLAVEWVLRKRAGLS
- a CDS encoding amidohydrolase; this encodes MSTNGQNQRLMTDRDLDDLSKVHQNLANLLRTVRRHLHANPELGFQEHKTAQYIREILQMEGVTGIQEIAGTGLYVDIKGDHPGPMVGYRADIDALEAEDRKDVPYRSTSDIAAHLCGHDAHSSVAIGVAVLLHGLKQHLHGTVRVFFQPNEEGVPSGAPVMIDGGVLDGLSAVYASHVDPTLQVGQYGLIAGPATASADRFLVQVSSDTSGHSARPHQTIDTVWVATQIATQLYQMVGRLSDARNSAILTICRIAGGHAFNVIPAEVEFGGTLRCIDEDERARLKARTIQISEDVGRLYGADVKAEYSDGAPAVINHPGLVKGVAATITELFGDQAIVRIPVPSMGAEDFAYYLKYIPGMLLRVGTASGPATSHPLHDSRFDIDEESLAPAAQLMACVLMSHLREQAVRQATVA